Part of the Cryptococcus neoformans var. grubii H99 chromosome 2, complete sequence genome is shown below.
GCAACCTTCATTTTCTCTCTATCGTCCACGCTAGGTTATTCCTTTCCTGATTCCACGCATACAACACCCCGTCCCTTGTCACCACTACCTTGGACCTGCTTGTCTACCATAAGACCATGATCTACCAAAGTGGGAGTTGTTGGCATGGGAGCGATCGATGCACTTTCAGTTCCCGCTTCACTGTCTGTTTGCTGCTTCTCAGCTTCCCTAGCACGGCGCCGCTTGGCGATAGGGTTGAGAATGAAGTAGAGGATAATTACGATGCTATCGAGTACGACGACAAGAGCGTAAGACACCTATGCGACAAATTAGTGGATGAATTGGCAGGAttaaggaagaaaaaggcagaTGAATAACTTACGAAAGCAGCGATATCAAGATCTTTCCGGAAAAACAGGCTtagaaaagaaaaaatacCTCCCAGAATATCGACAAGCATGAATAGTAATGAAATGCCAATGACTTCACGGTACTTGTAGATCTCCCAATATTGTGGTCTTGATAGTTGTCAGCAAAATCCCACCGACAAACACATTTTAGGGGGCTCACAATAGCGCAACAGCCAAAAGGACAGCAGAGATATATCCATACATCAAGATTGGCCACTCCGC
Proteins encoded:
- a CDS encoding integral membrane protein, whose protein sequence is MKENHAAENALGTIGAILWMVQILPQIIKSHREKTTKGLSASLMFIWALASLFLGAYIVAQKLSIPLQVQPQAFGVLAAVSWCQCLHYERGYSLKSVWAIFIGFCCIFAGFEVGSVYALWAGQRNGAEWPILMYGYISAVLLAVALLPQYWEIYKYREVIGISLLFMLVDILGGIFSFLSLFFRKDLDIAAFVSYALVVVLDSIVIILYFILNPIAKRRRAREAEKQQTDSEAGTESASIAPMPTTPTLVDHGLMVDKQVQGSGDKGRGVVCVESGKE